In Synechococcus sp. C9, one genomic interval encodes:
- a CDS encoding GspH/FimT family pseudopilin, which yields MLKTMRSYRTDQGFTLVELIVIVAILGIVAAIAAPSWLTLLTRQRLYDARANALDKIREAQSQAIRTARPWEACFRDRDGMVWVSVQPSDRNNNCANHTGWQPLLEAGANTIAIKTGTPGTSTSLGNPTTGYSFRFSSLGDRIGMGATAQQLVFVPRGQNRGP from the coding sequence ATGCTCAAAACCATGCGCTCGTATCGTACCGACCAAGGCTTTACCCTGGTGGAATTGATTGTCATCGTAGCAATTTTGGGGATTGTAGCCGCTATTGCCGCCCCCAGTTGGTTGACCCTGCTCACCCGTCAGCGACTCTACGATGCCCGTGCCAACGCCTTGGATAAAATCCGGGAAGCCCAAAGCCAAGCCATCCGTACTGCCCGTCCTTGGGAAGCTTGTTTTCGGGATAGGGATGGGATGGTCTGGGTCTCGGTACAACCAAGTGACCGTAACAATAACTGCGCTAACCACACCGGTTGGCAACCCCTGCTGGAGGCTGGTGCAAATACGATTGCCATCAAAACCGGTACCCCTGGTACTTCCACTTCCCTCGGTAACCCTACCACGGGCTATAGTTTTCGCTTTAGCTCCCTTGGGGATCGTATTGGTATGGGAGCCACCGCCCAGCAACTGGTGTTTGTTCCCCGAGGGCAGAATAGGGGTCCC
- a CDS encoding type II secretion system protein, translated as MVSKRFHVHGGFSLIEALVGIAIVGVTAAMLPPILTLSVAARAQNQRVEQATRLAQGHLDLVRLRMERGTAGQPATVFIADIERLAPLEGGASVETVPAPAANALKTAPFCDLDHPTTPVGPPCRVDIDRDGQADFGLQAFRICQQVAPGGVPVSFVVGVRVYPRAVVQGTYTGALGIQPAQMRLGAPETASNPLAVQYSAVFFPDSTLSLESLRLTVGARSTSCGGSGGSVAS; from the coding sequence ATGGTATCCAAGCGGTTTCATGTTCACGGTGGGTTTAGCCTGATCGAGGCACTGGTGGGGATTGCCATCGTGGGGGTAACGGCGGCGATGCTTCCCCCGATCTTGACCCTATCGGTGGCGGCTCGTGCCCAAAACCAACGGGTCGAACAGGCGACGCGGCTGGCACAGGGGCATCTGGATTTGGTGCGCCTACGGATGGAACGGGGGACAGCGGGACAACCGGCTACGGTTTTCATCGCCGATATTGAACGGTTGGCACCTTTGGAGGGGGGTGCTTCGGTGGAAACGGTACCAGCCCCAGCGGCCAATGCCCTAAAGACGGCACCATTTTGCGACCTGGATCACCCCACGACTCCGGTGGGGCCGCCCTGTCGGGTGGATATTGACCGGGATGGGCAGGCGGATTTTGGGTTGCAAGCCTTTCGGATTTGCCAGCAAGTCGCTCCGGGTGGGGTGCCGGTTTCGTTCGTTGTGGGGGTGCGGGTGTATCCCCGGGCGGTGGTGCAGGGAACCTATACGGGGGCGTTGGGGATTCAGCCAGCCCAAATGCGACTGGGGGCACCGGAGACAGCCAGCAATCCTTTGGCTGTACAGTACAGTGCGGTATTCTTTCCCGATTCGACCCTCTCTTTAGAGTCCTTGCGCCTCACCGTAGGGGCAAGAAGTACGTCCTGTGGTGGGAGTGGGGGGTCTGTGGCTTCGTAA